The Proteiniborus ethanoligenes genome has a segment encoding these proteins:
- a CDS encoding ZIP family metal transporter, translating into MLAATSFSLIIPAIEAGGGGIKGAGITAIGIILGGMFLDFADKHSPHVHLLDKREEGNKSSLARMWLFIIAITIHNFPEGLAVGVGFGDENVSNGIILAIGITLQNLPEGLAVALALVREKYSTKKAFTIALLTGLVEPIGAFIGLMLVNIARPLLPLILAFAAGAMLFVISDEVIPETHKNGYERQATYGVLIGFVIMMFLDVVLG; encoded by the coding sequence ATGCTTGCTGCTACGTCATTTTCTTTAATCATACCTGCTATTGAAGCTGGTGGCGGGGGTATCAAGGGTGCTGGTATTACTGCAATAGGAATAATTCTTGGAGGAATGTTCTTAGATTTTGCAGATAAGCACTCTCCTCATGTGCATCTTTTAGATAAGCGTGAAGAAGGAAATAAATCTTCTTTAGCAAGAATGTGGCTATTTATTATAGCTATAACTATTCATAACTTTCCTGAGGGCTTAGCAGTAGGTGTAGGGTTTGGTGATGAGAATGTATCTAATGGTATTATTCTTGCTATTGGTATAACTCTTCAAAACCTTCCTGAAGGCTTAGCAGTAGCACTGGCTCTAGTAAGAGAGAAATATTCTACAAAAAAAGCCTTTACTATTGCCTTGCTAACTGGCTTAGTAGAGCCTATAGGAGCCTTCATAGGGCTGATGCTTGTAAATATTGCAAGACCTTTATTACCTCTTATATTGGCCTTTGCAGCTGGTGCAATGCTGTTCGTTATTAGTGACGAGGTTATACCCGAAACTCATAAAAATGGCTATGAAAGACAGGCTACCTATGGAGTTCTTATTGGGTTTGTAATAATGATGTTTTTAGATGTTGTACTGGGATAA
- a CDS encoding response regulator transcription factor — protein sequence MPNNLYKVLVVDDDIEICNMIEMFLKKEMFSVVKAHDGEAALSKFAEEMPDMVILDIMLPKIDGYDICREIKKISHVPIIMLTAKGDTFDKVLGLRLGADDYIVKPFEPEELIARIRAVLRRTSPKKHRDEGKIIFPSLMIDMNDYSIKINDEAMSIPKKEMELLHFLASNPNKLFTREQLIEQIWGYDYLGETRTVDVHIKRLREKLKSVDDKYEIKTVWGVGYKFEVKKNV from the coding sequence ATGCCTAATAACCTTTATAAAGTATTAGTCGTTGATGATGATATTGAGATATGCAATATGATAGAGATGTTTTTAAAAAAAGAAATGTTTAGTGTAGTCAAGGCTCATGATGGTGAAGCTGCTCTTAGTAAATTTGCAGAAGAGATGCCAGACATGGTCATACTTGATATAATGCTGCCTAAAATAGATGGTTATGATATATGCAGAGAAATAAAAAAAATAAGCCATGTACCTATAATCATGCTTACTGCAAAAGGAGATACCTTTGATAAGGTATTAGGTCTTAGATTAGGGGCAGACGACTATATAGTAAAGCCCTTTGAGCCAGAGGAGCTTATTGCCAGAATAAGAGCTGTTTTAAGGAGAACCTCTCCGAAGAAACATAGAGATGAGGGGAAAATCATATTCCCATCTCTTATGATAGATATGAATGACTATAGTATAAAAATAAATGATGAGGCTATGAGTATACCTAAAAAGGAAATGGAGCTGCTGCATTTTTTAGCCTCGAACCCTAATAAGCTTTTTACACGAGAGCAGCTTATAGAACAAATATGGGGATACGATTATTTAGGTGAGACTAGGACTGTTGATGTTCATATAAAAAGACTTAGGGAAAAGCTTAAATCAGTTGATGATAAATATGAAATAAAAACAGTGTGGGGAGTTGGATATAAATTTGAGGTGAAAAAAAATGTTTAA
- a CDS encoding Spo0E family sporulation regulatory protein-aspartic acid phosphatase → MNKERFDNLKDLIIKKQDELNKFLESENVNKSKALELSLELDKLIYEFYVYKNQAN, encoded by the coding sequence ATGAACAAGGAGCGTTTTGATAATTTAAAAGATTTGATTATAAAAAAACAGGATGAATTGAATAAGTTTTTAGAAAGCGAAAATGTTAACAAATCTAAGGCCCTAGAACTAAGCCTTGAATTGGACAAGCTTATATATGAATTTTATGTTTATAAAAATCAAGCAAACTAA
- a CDS encoding glycosyl hydrolase family 18 protein encodes MVKKVVLFIATIASMTIFVVTGILLLRGMGNYSTVMAFSDNETSIIFEDKYIEGYEKPIIEEGKILLPINFLKDYIYSDIEHSNEYDRLYVNIDKPIFSLETEELTNRIKDGIKLNFLTEKIENISYLNIIGLEKIFNIKTEYNKENNVLIIDRIKEMAYTGQVKKGTNLRLSKSPIGEKIYKLEKNEKAVVFEKDGKWVKARTNNGYIGYALQKNLEISEENIEINYKLNEIREAQKTNERINLVWTHISKYSPDLSKEQVIEGLDIISPTWFSISSDNGFLVNNGDIKYSNDAHEKGYRVWGLIDNSFDKDLTKGLLLDEKAQENVINQILVYASIYNLDGINIDFENVYYENKDNFTLFVDKLTKALKEQNLVVSIDMTVPSSSETWSKFYDREKLGQIVDYCMVMTYDEHWSSSPISGSVASIEWVEKGLQNTLKYIPNEKLIMGIPFYTREWEETKDNNGRVKVKSKAFSMEGVNNIIKENNSQVIWLEETGQHYTEYIKDGKKYRIWLEDEKSIELKSSLVHKYDLAGVASWRKGFETENIWPVLNRILKEDSSKLVKNK; translated from the coding sequence ATGGTAAAAAAAGTAGTGTTGTTCATTGCAACCATTGCTTCAATGACTATTTTTGTAGTAACAGGTATATTATTGCTTAGGGGCATGGGGAACTATAGTACTGTTATGGCGTTTTCCGATAATGAAACGAGTATTATATTTGAGGATAAATATATTGAAGGCTATGAGAAGCCTATTATAGAAGAGGGAAAAATACTTCTTCCAATTAATTTTTTAAAGGATTATATCTATTCTGATATTGAACACAGCAATGAATATGATAGGCTATATGTAAATATAGATAAACCTATTTTCAGTCTTGAAACAGAGGAACTGACTAATAGAATTAAAGATGGAATAAAACTAAACTTTCTAACAGAAAAAATTGAAAATATAAGCTATTTAAACATAATAGGCTTAGAAAAAATTTTTAATATAAAGACTGAATATAATAAAGAAAACAATGTGCTTATAATAGATAGGATAAAGGAAATGGCTTATACAGGCCAAGTTAAAAAAGGAACCAATTTAAGGCTGTCTAAATCTCCAATTGGAGAAAAAATATATAAACTAGAAAAAAATGAAAAGGCAGTTGTGTTTGAAAAAGATGGAAAATGGGTAAAAGCAAGAACAAACAATGGATATATAGGATATGCACTTCAAAAAAATCTAGAGATTTCAGAAGAAAATATAGAAATAAATTATAAGCTAAATGAAATAAGAGAAGCTCAAAAAACAAATGAAAGGATAAATCTAGTATGGACTCATATATCTAAATATTCACCAGATTTATCTAAAGAACAGGTTATTGAAGGATTAGACATAATATCTCCTACTTGGTTTTCTATATCAAGTGATAATGGATTTTTAGTTAATAATGGAGATATTAAGTATTCAAATGATGCACATGAAAAGGGATACAGAGTATGGGGGTTGATTGACAATAGCTTTGATAAGGATTTGACTAAGGGACTTCTCCTAGATGAAAAAGCACAAGAAAATGTAATAAACCAAATACTAGTTTATGCAAGTATATATAATTTAGACGGGATAAACATAGACTTTGAAAATGTATATTATGAGAATAAGGACAATTTTACACTATTTGTAGACAAGCTTACGAAGGCTCTTAAAGAGCAAAATCTAGTAGTTTCAATAGACATGACAGTACCCTCATCCAGCGAAACCTGGTCTAAGTTTTACGACAGAGAAAAACTTGGGCAAATAGTAGACTATTGTATGGTAATGACATATGATGAACACTGGTCATCAAGTCCAATTAGTGGCTCCGTGGCGTCCATAGAATGGGTAGAAAAGGGATTACAGAATACGCTAAAGTATATACCAAATGAAAAGCTTATAATGGGGATTCCTTTTTATACTAGAGAGTGGGAAGAAACTAAGGATAATAATGGAAGGGTTAAAGTTAAATCTAAGGCTTTTTCTATGGAAGGAGTAAATAATATAATAAAGGAAAACAATTCACAGGTAATATGGCTTGAAGAAACAGGACAGCATTATACAGAGTATATTAAAGATGGTAAGAAATATAGGATATGGTTAGAGGATGAAAAATCCATAGAGCTTAAATCCTCCTTAGTTCATAAATATGATCTAGCAGGAGTAGCATCATGGAGAAAGGGCTTTGAAACAGAAAATATATGGCCAGTTTTAAACAGGATATTAAAGGAAGATAGCAGTAAATTGGTTAAAAACAAATAA
- a CDS encoding HAMP domain-containing sensor histidine kinase, producing the protein MFNTVFKKLVLVYLIVIVVIFAVLGISLMKMFENYYFDKKSQVLIDEGQKLNLTVVKYLNGQVTYERLGLELEAIERFLNTKIWVIDKMGYVYGVSSKSETKWIGRQLSEEDIINVLKGNVITKRNGYDEYFGSPVMTVGIPIFVNGKVENGIFMHSPIYEIKETLNEVYKIILYSIGISFFIATTMLYTISQKISRPIKEINQITKVIASGEFHKRVSIKSKDELGQLASSFNHMAEELSKLENMRRGFIADVSHELRTPLTLIKGYTKGLMDVELPENKKDEYFKIICEETDRLTELINNLLDLSRMESGSNTLNIESFNINELIRRNILKFSNGLEKKNIHVEIEFKKEPLWVAADRESISQVIANLIDNAVKFMNNEDTLTIDTCIKDNKALISIKDTGIGIPDDEIKNIWERFYKGDKSRSRQVKGTGLGLAIVKEIIKSHNEDIIVESKVGEGTRFSFTLRLSEKL; encoded by the coding sequence ATGTTTAATACAGTATTTAAAAAGCTAGTATTAGTATACTTAATTGTGATAGTGGTCATATTTGCTGTATTAGGCATATCATTGATGAAAATGTTTGAAAACTACTACTTTGACAAAAAAAGTCAGGTCCTTATTGATGAAGGGCAAAAGCTAAATTTAACAGTAGTAAAATATCTTAACGGTCAAGTAACATATGAAAGACTTGGGTTGGAGCTAGAAGCTATAGAAAGATTTTTAAACACTAAAATATGGGTTATAGATAAAATGGGATATGTCTATGGTGTGTCAAGTAAGTCAGAGACAAAATGGATTGGTAGACAGCTTTCTGAAGAAGATATAATCAATGTATTAAAGGGAAATGTAATAACAAAGCGAAATGGATACGATGAGTATTTTGGCAGCCCTGTAATGACAGTCGGCATCCCAATATTTGTAAATGGGAAAGTGGAAAATGGTATATTTATGCACTCACCAATATATGAGATTAAAGAAACCCTTAATGAAGTATACAAAATTATACTTTACTCTATTGGAATATCTTTTTTTATAGCCACAACAATGCTTTATACAATATCTCAAAAAATTTCAAGGCCTATAAAAGAAATAAACCAGATAACTAAGGTAATAGCTTCAGGAGAATTTCATAAGAGAGTATCTATCAAATCAAAAGATGAGCTAGGACAACTAGCCAGCTCCTTTAATCACATGGCGGAAGAGCTAAGTAAGCTAGAGAACATGAGGAGAGGATTTATTGCAGATGTATCTCATGAATTAAGAACCCCCTTAACCTTGATAAAAGGCTATACTAAAGGTCTTATGGATGTAGAATTACCTGAAAATAAAAAGGATGAATATTTTAAAATAATCTGTGAAGAAACAGATAGACTAACTGAGTTAATAAACAATCTTCTTGACTTGTCTAGAATGGAGTCAGGAAGTAATACCCTAAATATAGAAAGCTTTAATATAAATGAATTGATCAGAAGAAATATATTGAAATTTAGCAATGGGTTGGAAAAAAAGAATATCCATGTAGAAATAGAGTTTAAGAAAGAACCCTTATGGGTAGCTGCAGATAGAGAGAGTATTTCACAGGTAATAGCTAATTTAATAGACAATGCAGTTAAATTTATGAACAACGAGGATACCTTAACCATTGATACATGCATTAAAGATAATAAGGCCCTAATATCTATTAAAGATACTGGAATAGGCATACCTGATGATGAGATAAAAAACATATGGGAGAGATTTTATAAAGGGGACAAATCAAGATCAAGGCAAGTTAAGGGAACTGGTCTTGGACTTGCCATAGTAAAGGAAATAATTAAAAGCCATAATGAAGACATAATAGTAGAAAGTAAGGTTGGAGAAGGAACTAGGTTTAGTTTTACATTAAGACTTTCAGAAAAGCTGTAG